One [Clostridium] saccharolyticum WM1 DNA segment encodes these proteins:
- a CDS encoding GHMP family kinase ATP-binding protein, with amino-acid sequence MIISRTPMRASLFGGGTDLAGYYENSSLGYGAVISTSINMYTYITVNKKFDDMIRVSYWKTEIVDDVEKLEHNIIREALKIVGISKGIEIVYMADIPLGSVGVGLASSSSLAVGVLNALYAFAGKHVSAEQLAREACQIEIDILKNPIGKQDQYAVAYGGLSRYQFNRDDSVFVEPIICQKETKKKLEDSLLFFYTGVTRQSSTVLAEQKENIPAREKILDQMVELADRVQGMLNTNNLEEIGALLNVSWNMKKQLASKISNSDIDDMYQKAIEAGALGGKILGAGGGGFLMLLVPEIRKEEVRRALSDYKEVPICFEPQGSKIIYVSD; translated from the coding sequence ATGATAATTTCGAGAACACCCATGCGGGCGTCTCTATTTGGCGGCGGAACAGATTTGGCAGGTTATTATGAGAATAGCAGTTTAGGATATGGTGCAGTAATAAGTACATCCATTAATATGTACACATACATCACAGTCAATAAGAAGTTTGATGATATGATACGTGTCAGTTACTGGAAAACAGAGATTGTAGATGATGTGGAAAAGCTGGAGCATAATATTATAAGAGAAGCTCTAAAAATTGTAGGAATCAGCAAAGGGATTGAAATTGTTTATATGGCAGATATTCCCCTGGGATCAGTAGGGGTTGGACTTGCTTCCTCAAGCTCACTTGCTGTGGGAGTGCTGAATGCACTTTACGCTTTTGCCGGTAAACATGTGTCTGCCGAACAACTGGCCAGGGAAGCGTGTCAAATAGAAATAGACATTTTAAAAAATCCCATAGGGAAACAGGATCAGTATGCCGTAGCGTATGGTGGTCTGAGCCGATATCAGTTTAACAGGGATGATTCGGTTTTTGTAGAGCCAATCATCTGTCAAAAAGAGACAAAAAAGAAATTAGAGGACAGCCTTTTATTTTTCTATACAGGTGTAACCCGCCAATCTTCCACGGTACTTGCAGAGCAGAAGGAAAACATTCCTGCCCGTGAAAAGATTTTGGATCAAATGGTGGAATTGGCAGACCGGGTTCAGGGCATGCTGAATACCAACAATCTTGAAGAGATAGGTGCCTTACTCAATGTATCCTGGAATATGAAAAAGCAATTAGCCAGTAAAATCAGTAATTCTGATATTGATGATATGTATCAAAAAGCCATTGAGGCCGGAGCATTGGGAGGTAAAATTTTGGGAGCAGGTGGCGGTGGTTTTCTAATGCTGCTTGTACCAGAAATACGTAAGGAAGAAGTTCGGAGAGCGCTGTCGGATTATAAAGAAGTACCTATTTGTTTTGAGCCCCAGGGCAGTAAAATTATTTATGTCAGTGATTGA